One part of the Paramormyrops kingsleyae isolate MSU_618 chromosome 2, PKINGS_0.4, whole genome shotgun sequence genome encodes these proteins:
- the LOC140587746 gene encoding uncharacterized protein: TSCGLILNRRNLRIHLRRRHTPIKMDITAQNHLSAQCVDYTNGVFAVAKSFIAPSTPVRVIKRTWGPEQKTMCELDICRINAEFAERSNLRPFECHHIQSLVYCPPARMDTPSLTEDVLQVMVHDKWFGEDKKERCLVRQREANDAGVPLSCLVTVCGPPYKKHISVYESTISYYSRLGRVVVRYNSKIISWHCPCANPRQSCIPKYVAKWHLFETDQALFRKTRSVEENITEHFPIDMESFDLEEGAPYSPEGKNLSRMVQYIFHKKKLPAIFPSDVVKTIHFPVHFIPSETFCSECLEPTPLSEPVLITSKAKILTITDVIEGISVYRKWCYRCGMAYRYQEWTDGVHNFDDHTLLSIYMCHFLRNTLQTHQAVGSAMDVLEKTSGKTYPSRERVLQAYLSFEALSDLGYTYACVSCGYHPVSVVMDLHEKGVFSMPVSSIEEPSQTFDGKVSVENFWEMVSLEMISRGLVPSKYSPHNVLGGMTVF; the protein is encoded by the exons actagctgtggcctaatccttaatagacggaacctacggatacatcttcgaagacgtcacactcccatcaaaatggacattacggcacagaaccacctcagtgctcagtgtgttgattacacaaatggagtgtttgcagtagcaaagtcttttatagcacccagcacaccagtacgtgtcattaaaaggacatggggtcctgaacaaaaaacaatgtgtgagctggatatctgcagaattaatgcagagtttgcagagaggtcaaaccttcgtccatttgagtgccaccacattcagtccctcgtgtactgccctccagccagaatggacactccatcacttacagaggatgttttgcaggtgatggtacatgacaagtggtttggggaagacaaaaaggaaaggtgtttggtacgtcagagagaagcaaatgatgcaggagtcccgttgtcctgtctggtgactgtgtgtggacccccctacaaaaagcacatttctgtatacgagtcaactatctcctattacagccggcttggcagagtggtggtaaggtacaattctaaaatcatttcatggcattgtccttgcgcgaacccaaggcagtcatgcatacctaaatatgttgccaagtggcatttatttgaaacagaccaggcactcttcagaaaaaccagaagtgtggaggagaacatcacagaacattttccaattgacatggaaagttttgacctagaagaaggagctccatactcacctgaaggcaaaaatctgtcgcggatggttcaatacatttttcataagaagaaactgcctgcgattttcccctcagacgtggtcaagaccattcatttccctgtgcacttcataccatcagaaaccttttgctcagaatgtttagagcccactcctctaagcgaacctgtgctgattacatctaaggctaaaatcctaacaatcactgatgtcatagaag gaatttcagtgtacagaaaatggtgctacaggtgtggtatggcatatcgataccaggagtggactgatggtgtccacaatttcgatgaccacacacttctgtccatatacatgtgccattttctacgcaatacacttcag actcatcaggcagtagggagtgccatggatgtgttggagaagacctctggtaaaacctatccatccagggaaagggtcctgcaggcttatttaagctttgaagcactgtcagacctcggttacacatatgcttgtgtatcgtgtggttatcatccagtatctgttgtgatggaccttcatgagaagggcgtttttagcatgcctg tgagcagcattgaggaaccatctcagacttttgatggaaaggtaagtgttgaaaatttctgggagatggtttcccttgaaatgatcagccgtgggttggtcccaagtaagtacagtccgcacaatgttctaggtgggatgacagtattctag
- the LOC140587747 gene encoding uncharacterized protein, whose translation FLTSFKGNKSNPFVVHPSYHSWAPWIGPHTRDRDVVLNTEYKEVYSACSAKEESEFNLTEDRLTDELLKLKMEAVRALCRQCGIDPKGSRMDLVTRLQQEMKNRASYDKVFSQIWGASGGWAVVTCPCAVVYGVKFNIRAESPRDFADLLLSMKHFPNIVLYDFARGLATHTNLRDPESLPFKPHGGRLLEPTEDNIRCATTGQIKVSLPWLVTKKPVPDENGHPITGSSEHYALYDRFHEANSKDARDVLRKVELVPELRGWINSPCAEQLFAGMRKNNHFLNMMTPSSHVFLMRNILCHYNNARNSRTIESMKKRLGKGVDIQLNSNGQTVLAPAEAPAEQAQTTTAAPAHGMTTAASPGDLPVCSDDCWGLPHLEHTSARSEIRDSEVRL comes from the exons tttctaacatcatttaaaggcaacaagtcaaacccatttgtcgtccatcccagttaccatagttgggctccgtggattggtcctcacacaagagatagggatgttgtactcaacactgaatacaaagaagtgtattctgcttgtagtgcaaaggaggaatctgagtttaacctcacagaggaccgactgactgatgaacttcttaagctcaag atggaagctgtgcgtgctctgtgccgacagtgtggcatagaccccaaaggctcacggatggacctggtaacgagacttcaacaagaaatgaagaacagagcgagttatgataaggtgttttcacagatctggggagcttctg gtggatgggctgtggtcacctgtccttgtgctgtggtgtatggtgttaagttcaacataagggctgagagcccccgggactttgctgaccttttattgtcgatgaaacattttccaaacattgtattatatgattttgcgagagggttggcaacacataccaacctaagagatccagaatcattacccttcaaacctcatgggggtaggttacttgagcctactgaagataacatcagatgtgccactactggacagataaaagtgagcttgccatggctagtcaccaagaagccagttcctgatgaaaatggccaccctataactggatcgtctgagcattatgctctttatgatagatttcatgaggcaaactcaaaagatgccagggatgtcttgcgaaaggtggaactggtcccagagttacgtggttggatcaacagcccgtgtgctgaacagctctttgctggaatgaggaaaaacaatcattttctcaacatgatgactccctcatcgcatgtctttttgatgcgaaatattttgtgtcactacaacaatgctagaaattcaagaaccatagaaagcatgaagaagagattgggcaaaggagtggacatacagttaaattccaatggtcagacagttttgg caccagctgaagcaccagccgaacaagcacaaacaacaacagcagcaccagctcatggtatgacaactgcagcatcccctg gagatctaccagtgtgcagtgatgactgctggggactaccacatctggagcacacaagtgcccgatcggaaatcagagactcagag gtcagattatga